In Cynocephalus volans isolate mCynVol1 chromosome 3, mCynVol1.pri, whole genome shotgun sequence, one DNA window encodes the following:
- the CCDC196 gene encoding putative coiled-coil domain-containing protein 196, with protein sequence MTSVTNSSESYLPSKIRSSKVDDSYLKELNEDLKLREQELLEMLKPLEDKNNLLFQKLMSNLEEKQRSLQIMTHIMAGKGSDESSVMELIKEAEEMKQNLERKNKMLWKEMEMLWNKTLETEELGDQQKAPQIKNKADLQDGKAPSSPSSPRKTKSELETLFPEKVKEIRKEEKQQRKMEWVKYQEQANIPQNGFHGKVIELRIEALKNYQKANDLKLSLYLQQNFEPRQAFLNLSGSQALIFTATIGKATTSRNEPNVGILGSKIYIEQQGAKRSQLMM encoded by the exons ATGACAAGTGTTACAAACTCTTCAGAATCTTACTTACCATCAAAAATAAG AAGTTCTAAAGTAGATGACAGCTACTTGAAAGAATTGAACGAGGACTTAAAGCTCAGGGAGCAGGAACTGCTAGAAATGTTAAAACCTCTAGAAGATAAGAACAACCTCTTATTCCAGAAGTTAATGTCTAACTTGGAGGAAAAACAGAGAAG TCTGCAGATTATGACGCACATCATGGCAGGGAAGGGGAGTGATGAATCCTCAGTCATGGAGCTCATTAAGGAAGCAGAGGAGATGAAACAGAACCTG gaaaggaaaaacaagatGCTTTGGAAGGAAATGGAGATGCTATGGAACAAG ACATTAGAGACAGAAGAACTGGGTGACCAACAAAAAGCCCCACAGATAAAAAACAAGGCAGACTTGCAGGACGGAAAG GCCCCAAGTTCCCCCTCATCACCTAGGAAGACCAAAAGTGAACTGGAGACATTATTTCCAGAGAAAGTGAAGGAGATAAGGAAGGAA GAAAAGCAACAGAGGAAAATGGAATGGGTCAAGTATCAGGAACAAGCCAACATCCCTCAG AATGGCTTTCATGGCAAAGTGATTGAGCTGAGAATTGAAGCCTTGAAGAACTACCAGAAGGCCAATGACCTGAAATTATCACTGTACTTACAGCAGAATTTTGAGCCAAGACAAGCCTTTTTAAACCTGTCTGGGTCCCAAG CTCTCATTTTCACTGCAACCATAGGCAAAGCAACTACCAGCAGAAATGAACCAAATGTG GGAATTCTGGGATCAAAGATCTACATAGAACAGCAAGGAGCTAAAAGAAGTCAGTTGATGATGTAG